Proteins encoded by one window of Streptomyces sp. ALI-76-A:
- a CDS encoding cytidine deaminase: MTPPGPASVDWEELRTAARDAMSRAYAPYSGYPVGVAALVDDGRTVTGCNVENASYGLGLCAECGLVSELQNTGGGRLTHFTCVDGRGDILVPCGRCRQLLYEFGGPDLLLETPEGVLPLSRMLPQAFGPGHLAK, from the coding sequence GTGACCCCGCCCGGGCCGGCCTCCGTCGACTGGGAGGAGCTGCGCACGGCGGCCCGGGACGCCATGTCCCGGGCGTACGCCCCGTACTCCGGCTACCCGGTCGGTGTGGCGGCCCTGGTCGACGACGGCCGTACGGTCACCGGCTGCAACGTGGAGAACGCCAGCTACGGTCTCGGCCTGTGCGCCGAGTGCGGACTGGTCTCCGAGCTGCAGAACACCGGAGGAGGCCGCCTCACGCACTTCACCTGCGTGGACGGCCGGGGCGACATCCTCGTCCCGTGCGGCCGCTGCCGGCAGCTGCTGTACGAGTTCGGCGGCCCCGACCTGCTCCTGGAGACTCCGGAGGGCGTCCTGCCGCTGTCCCGGATGCTGCCGCAGGCCTTCGGGCCGGGCCATCTCGCCAAGTAA
- a CDS encoding ABC transporter permease, with the protein MTTVTDLNQPTLQPAAPTGRRMSLPVLLLVIAGALALTSIVRIITGADGITNVSQMSTALQLAVPIGLAGLGGLWAERAGVVNIGLEGMMILGTWFGAWAGFQWGPWTGVLVGIIGGALGGLLHALVTVTFNVNHIVSGVAINILALGATRYLAPLAFEGHTGGSAKQSPPVDSLGNFTVPGLSDALRDLNEKGWFFVSDIAGLLGGLVTNVSWLTLLAIALIPGTWWILWRTAFGLRLRSCGENPVAAESLGVNVYKYKYLAVIISGGLAGLGGAFLAIVANPFYLEGQTSGRGYIGLAAMIFGNWMPGGLAIGAGLFGYTDSLNLRGGSENVHALLLLGALLLVIGAIWLAVRKKYVQAAITLVVGALVFAWYAGTNEVPNQVVSATPYVITLVVLALSAQRLRMPKADGMPYRKGQGK; encoded by the coding sequence ATGACCACCGTGACCGACCTCAACCAGCCCACGCTCCAGCCCGCGGCGCCGACCGGCCGCCGTATGTCGCTGCCCGTGCTGCTGCTGGTCATCGCCGGCGCCCTGGCGCTGACCTCGATCGTCCGCATCATCACCGGCGCCGACGGCATCACCAACGTCAGCCAGATGTCCACCGCGCTCCAGCTCGCCGTGCCGATCGGCCTCGCCGGTCTCGGCGGTCTGTGGGCCGAGCGCGCGGGCGTCGTCAACATCGGCCTCGAAGGCATGATGATCCTCGGCACCTGGTTCGGTGCCTGGGCCGGATTCCAGTGGGGCCCGTGGACCGGCGTCCTGGTCGGCATCATCGGCGGCGCGCTCGGCGGCCTGCTGCACGCCCTGGTCACCGTCACCTTCAACGTCAACCACATCGTCTCCGGCGTGGCCATCAACATCCTCGCCCTCGGCGCCACCCGCTACCTCGCCCCGCTCGCCTTCGAAGGCCACACGGGCGGCTCGGCCAAGCAGTCCCCGCCGGTGGACTCGCTCGGCAACTTCACCGTGCCCGGGCTCTCCGACGCGCTCAGGGATCTGAACGAGAAGGGCTGGTTCTTCGTCTCCGACATCGCCGGCCTGCTCGGCGGCCTGGTCACCAACGTCTCCTGGCTGACCCTCCTCGCCATCGCGCTGATCCCCGGCACCTGGTGGATCCTGTGGCGCACCGCGTTCGGTCTGCGGCTGCGCTCCTGCGGCGAGAACCCGGTCGCGGCCGAGTCCCTCGGGGTGAACGTCTACAAGTACAAGTACCTGGCCGTGATCATCTCCGGCGGTCTGGCCGGCCTCGGCGGCGCCTTCCTCGCCATCGTCGCCAACCCCTTCTACCTGGAGGGCCAGACCAGCGGCCGCGGCTACATCGGCCTCGCCGCGATGATCTTCGGCAACTGGATGCCGGGCGGCCTTGCCATCGGCGCGGGCCTGTTCGGCTACACCGACAGCCTCAACCTGCGCGGCGGCTCGGAGAACGTGCACGCGCTGCTGCTGCTCGGCGCGCTACTGCTGGTCATCGGCGCGATCTGGCTGGCGGTGCGCAAGAAGTACGTACAGGCGGCGATCACGCTGGTCGTCGGCGCGCTGGTGTTCGCCTGGTACGCCGGCACCAACGAGGTGCCGAACCAGGTCGTCTCCGCCACGCCGTACGTCATCACGCTGGTCGTGCTCGCGCTCTCCGCGCAGCGCCTGAGGATGCCGAAGGCGGACGGCATGCCCTACCGGAAGGGACAGGGCAAGTGA
- a CDS encoding thymidine phosphorylase has product MDVISVIRTKRDRGELSDAQIDWVIDAYTRGEVADEQMSALAMAILLNGMNRREIARWTAAMIASGERMDFSALSRPTADKHSTGGVGDKITLPLAPLVAACGAAVPQLSGRGLGHTGGTLDKLESVPGWRALLSNEEMLSVLDGTGAVICAAGDGLAPADKKLYALRDVTGTVEAIPLIASSIMSKKIAEGTGSLVLDVKVGTGAFMKTIEDARELASTMVGLGTDHGVRTVALLTDMSTPLGLTAGNALEVRESVEVLAGGGPADVVELTLALAREMLDAAGVKDADPAKALADGSAMDVWRRMIAAQGGDPDAALPTSKEQHVVKASSSGVLTRLDAYGVGVAAWRLGAGRARKEDPVQAGAGVELHAKPGDTVTEGQPLLTLHTDTPERFAYALQAVEGSYDIAAPGTAFTASPVVLERIA; this is encoded by the coding sequence ATGGACGTCATCTCCGTCATCCGCACCAAGCGGGACCGCGGTGAGCTCAGCGACGCGCAGATCGACTGGGTCATCGACGCGTACACCCGCGGGGAGGTCGCCGACGAGCAGATGTCCGCGCTCGCCATGGCGATCCTGCTCAACGGCATGAACCGCCGCGAGATCGCCCGCTGGACGGCCGCGATGATCGCCTCCGGCGAGCGCATGGACTTCTCGGCGCTGTCCCGCCCGACCGCCGACAAGCACTCCACGGGAGGCGTCGGCGACAAGATCACCCTCCCGTTGGCCCCGCTGGTCGCCGCCTGCGGCGCGGCGGTCCCGCAGCTGTCCGGCCGCGGCCTCGGCCACACCGGCGGCACGCTGGACAAGCTGGAGTCCGTCCCCGGCTGGCGGGCGCTGCTCTCCAACGAGGAGATGCTCTCCGTGCTCGACGGCACCGGCGCGGTCATCTGCGCGGCGGGCGACGGCCTGGCCCCCGCCGACAAGAAGCTCTACGCCCTGCGGGACGTGACCGGCACGGTCGAGGCCATCCCGCTGATCGCCTCCTCGATCATGTCGAAGAAGATCGCCGAGGGCACCGGCTCGCTGGTCCTCGACGTGAAGGTCGGCACCGGCGCCTTCATGAAGACGATCGAGGACGCCCGCGAACTGGCGTCCACGATGGTCGGCCTCGGCACCGACCACGGCGTGCGCACGGTCGCCCTGCTCACGGACATGTCGACCCCGCTGGGGCTGACCGCGGGCAACGCGCTGGAGGTCCGCGAGTCGGTCGAGGTCCTGGCGGGCGGTGGCCCGGCGGACGTGGTCGAGCTGACCCTGGCCCTCGCCCGCGAGATGCTGGACGCGGCGGGCGTCAAGGACGCCGACCCGGCGAAGGCCCTGGCCGACGGCTCCGCGATGGACGTCTGGCGCCGCATGATCGCGGCCCAGGGCGGCGACCCGGACGCGGCACTGCCCACGTCGAAGGAGCAGCACGTCGTCAAGGCGTCCTCCTCGGGCGTCCTGACCCGCCTGGACGCCTACGGCGTCGGTGTCGCCGCCTGGCGCCTGGGCGCCGGCCGCGCCCGCAAGGAGGACCCGGTGCAGGCCGGCGCGGGCGTGGAACTGCACGCCAAGCCCGGCGACACGGTGACCGAGGGCCAGCCCCTGCTGACCCTCCACACGGACACCCCCGAGCGCTTCGCATACGCGCTCCAGGCGGTCGAGGGCTCCTACGACATCGCCGCGCCGGGAACGGCGTTCACGGCGTCGCCGGTGGTGCTGGAACGTATCGCCTGA
- a CDS encoding ABC transporter permease — protein MKKFDKERVLLAVAGPVIALAVAFALSAIVLIASGKNPFEPFQIMFEQATFSDIQVLIINQASLYYVAALAVAIGFRMNLFNIGVDGQYLLGAIMAAIVGAHVDLPAFLQIPLLLLTAICTGAFWAGIAGVLKVTRGVSEVVATIMLNAIATSVIGYLWLPNVFGVKVGNNSTTGEMAESGWVPGIDMGAAGEIYGLVILAVLLGIGYWVVLNRTRFGFDLRASGASESAAAASGVDPKRMVLSAMLISGAVAGLAGLPILLGDTHTYSLNFPTGIGFLGIGIALLGRNSPVGIAFAALLWAWLDKASPELDFYDYDKEIAVIMQGLIVLSVVVSYEAVREWGLRRQQRRVGAELAAGHVLGATDNVKKEVAGR, from the coding sequence ATGAAGAAGTTCGACAAGGAGCGCGTGCTCCTCGCGGTGGCCGGCCCGGTCATCGCGCTCGCCGTGGCCTTCGCCCTGTCCGCGATCGTCCTGATCGCCTCGGGCAAGAACCCGTTCGAGCCGTTCCAGATCATGTTCGAGCAGGCCACGTTCTCCGACATCCAGGTCCTGATCATCAACCAGGCCTCGCTGTACTACGTCGCGGCCCTCGCGGTGGCCATCGGCTTCCGGATGAACCTGTTCAACATCGGCGTGGACGGCCAGTACCTGCTCGGCGCCATCATGGCGGCGATCGTCGGCGCCCACGTGGACCTGCCCGCCTTCCTCCAGATCCCGCTGCTGCTGCTGACCGCGATCTGCACCGGGGCGTTCTGGGCCGGCATCGCCGGTGTCCTCAAGGTCACCCGCGGGGTCAGTGAGGTCGTCGCCACGATCATGCTGAACGCCATCGCCACCTCCGTCATCGGCTACCTCTGGCTGCCGAACGTCTTCGGCGTCAAGGTCGGCAACAACAGCACCACCGGCGAGATGGCCGAGTCCGGCTGGGTGCCCGGCATCGACATGGGCGCGGCCGGTGAGATCTACGGCCTGGTCATCCTCGCCGTGCTGCTGGGCATCGGCTACTGGGTCGTCCTCAACCGCACCCGCTTCGGTTTCGACCTGCGCGCCTCCGGCGCCTCCGAGTCCGCCGCCGCGGCCAGCGGTGTCGACCCCAAGCGGATGGTGCTCAGCGCCATGCTGATCTCCGGTGCCGTCGCCGGTCTCGCGGGCCTGCCGATCCTGCTCGGCGACACCCACACCTACAGCCTGAACTTCCCCACCGGCATCGGCTTCCTCGGCATCGGCATCGCCCTGCTCGGCCGCAACAGCCCGGTCGGCATCGCCTTCGCCGCCCTGCTGTGGGCCTGGCTCGACAAGGCCTCGCCCGAACTGGACTTCTACGACTACGACAAGGAGATCGCGGTCATCATGCAGGGCCTGATCGTGCTCTCGGTCGTCGTCTCGTACGAGGCCGTACGCGAGTGGGGTCTGCGCCGCCAGCAGCGCCGGGTCGGCGCCGAACTCGCCGCGGGACACGTCCTCGGCGCCACCGACAACGTGAAGAAGGAGGTGGCCGGCCGATGA
- a CDS encoding M20 family metallopeptidase encodes MSLESEADLPGEALLPGALPEALRAELVAFRRDLHMHPELGNQEFRTTAAIKERLEKAGLKPRVLPVGTGLVCDIGEWDEGRPMLALRADIDGLPIPDMKTECPYRSTVPDRAHACGHDVHTTVVLGAGLVLADLHRQGLLPRPVRLIFQPAEEVLPGGAADAIDCGVLEGVGQMIAVHCDPRVDAGRIGLRAGAITSACDRLEISLAGPGGHTARPHLTTDLVTAAARVVTDVPALVARRIDTRAGLAVTWGRIESGHAPNVIPQRAELAGTVRCLDIDAWRDAPDIVVAAIDEVANLHRAKSEINYVRGVPPVVNDPEVTELLRDAMTARRGADSVESTVQSLGGEDFSWYLQHVPGAMARLGVRTPGERTVRDLHQGDFDADESAIKVGVELFTAAALIDAGLRLPSPAPAV; translated from the coding sequence ATGTCCCTAGAGTCCGAGGCCGATCTTCCCGGGGAAGCCCTGCTTCCCGGAGCGCTGCCCGAGGCGCTCCGTGCCGAGCTCGTCGCCTTCCGCCGCGACCTGCACATGCACCCCGAGCTGGGCAACCAGGAGTTCCGCACCACGGCGGCGATCAAGGAGCGGCTGGAGAAGGCGGGCCTGAAGCCGCGCGTCCTGCCCGTCGGCACCGGGCTCGTGTGTGACATCGGCGAGTGGGACGAGGGCCGGCCCATGCTCGCCCTCCGCGCCGACATCGACGGCCTGCCCATCCCGGACATGAAGACCGAGTGCCCGTACCGCTCCACCGTGCCGGACCGGGCCCACGCCTGCGGCCACGACGTCCACACGACCGTCGTGCTCGGTGCCGGACTGGTGCTCGCGGACCTGCACCGGCAGGGCCTGCTGCCCCGGCCGGTGCGGCTGATCTTCCAGCCCGCCGAGGAGGTGCTGCCCGGCGGCGCCGCCGACGCCATCGACTGCGGGGTACTCGAAGGCGTCGGACAGATGATCGCCGTGCACTGCGACCCCCGGGTCGACGCCGGACGGATCGGACTGCGCGCGGGCGCCATCACCTCCGCCTGCGACCGGCTGGAGATCTCCCTCGCCGGACCCGGCGGACACACCGCCCGCCCCCATCTGACGACCGACCTGGTCACCGCCGCCGCCCGGGTGGTCACCGACGTGCCCGCGCTCGTCGCCCGCCGCATCGACACCCGCGCCGGACTCGCCGTGACCTGGGGCCGGATCGAGTCGGGCCACGCCCCGAACGTGATCCCGCAGCGCGCCGAGCTCGCCGGGACCGTGCGCTGCCTGGACATCGACGCCTGGCGGGACGCGCCCGACATCGTGGTCGCCGCGATCGACGAGGTCGCCAACCTGCACCGGGCCAAGTCGGAGATCAACTACGTGCGCGGAGTCCCGCCCGTGGTCAACGACCCCGAGGTCACCGAGCTGCTCCGGGACGCCATGACGGCACGCCGGGGCGCCGACTCCGTGGAGAGCACCGTGCAGAGCCTCGGCGGCGAGGACTTCTCCTGGTACCTCCAGCACGTGCCCGGCGCCATGGCCCGCCTGGGCGTGCGCACCCCCGGCGAGCGGACCGTGCGCGATCTTCACCAGGGCGACTTCGACGCTGACGAGTCCGCGATCAAGGTGGGCGTGGAACTGTTCACGGCGGCCGCGCTGATCGACGCCGGTCTGCGGCTCCCGTCCCCCGCGCCGGCCGTCTAG
- a CDS encoding BMP family ABC transporter substrate-binding protein: MRQISKLTRVAVGVASLALAATACGGTSSDSGSDTETKDDLGLAIAYDIGGKGDQSFNDAAYAGLQKAQKEFGYKTDDVEPTEGETDADKEQRLSSLAKQGYNPVIGVGFAYGPAMEAVAKKYPKTTFGIVDSVVEGDNVASLVFAEEQASYLAGVAAAKATKTNTVGFVGGVDIPLIHKFEAGYKQGVQDTSGGKVKVIPQYLTQTAEEGGFSSPDKGKAAAEGQIEKKADVIYQAAGLSGQGVIEAAAKAKVWAIGVDSDQYQQAALASYKSYILTSALKDVGGAVYSLAKSVEDGKPLTGTQTFDLKVDGVGLAETNPEFGKIAGLSDAVAKAKGEIIDGTIKVKTE, encoded by the coding sequence ATGCGTCAGATATCCAAACTGACCCGCGTCGCGGTGGGGGTCGCGTCGCTCGCACTCGCCGCCACCGCCTGTGGCGGGACCAGCAGCGACAGCGGCAGCGACACCGAGACCAAGGACGACCTGGGGCTCGCCATCGCGTACGACATCGGCGGCAAGGGCGACCAGTCCTTCAACGACGCCGCGTACGCCGGCCTGCAGAAGGCCCAGAAGGAGTTCGGTTACAAGACCGACGACGTGGAGCCCACCGAGGGCGAGACCGACGCGGACAAGGAACAGCGTCTGTCCTCCCTCGCCAAGCAGGGCTACAACCCGGTCATCGGCGTCGGCTTCGCCTACGGTCCCGCGATGGAGGCGGTGGCCAAGAAGTACCCGAAGACGACCTTCGGCATCGTCGACTCGGTGGTCGAGGGCGACAACGTGGCGTCCCTCGTCTTCGCCGAGGAGCAGGCCTCCTACCTCGCCGGCGTCGCCGCCGCCAAGGCCACCAAGACCAACACCGTCGGCTTCGTGGGCGGTGTCGACATCCCGCTGATCCACAAGTTCGAGGCCGGCTACAAGCAGGGCGTCCAGGACACCAGCGGCGGCAAGGTCAAGGTCATCCCGCAGTACCTCACGCAGACCGCGGAGGAGGGCGGCTTCTCCAGCCCCGACAAGGGCAAGGCCGCCGCCGAGGGCCAGATCGAGAAGAAGGCCGACGTCATCTACCAGGCGGCCGGTCTGTCCGGCCAGGGCGTGATCGAGGCCGCCGCCAAGGCGAAGGTCTGGGCGATCGGTGTCGACTCCGACCAGTACCAGCAGGCGGCCCTCGCCTCGTACAAGAGCTACATCCTCACGTCCGCGCTCAAGGACGTCGGCGGTGCGGTGTACTCCCTGGCGAAGTCCGTCGAGGACGGCAAGCCGCTGACCGGCACGCAGACCTTCGACCTGAAGGTCGACGGTGTGGGTCTGGCCGAGACCAACCCCGAGTTCGGAAAGATCGCTGGCCTCTCCGACGCGGTGGCCAAGGCCAAGGGTGAGATCATCGACGGCACCATCAAGGTGAAGACCGAGTAG
- a CDS encoding AEC family transporter, protein MQGVLTGFAVIAVVIGVGYLLGRGGHLGEHGREVLTKLAFHVASPALLFTTLARADLSTVFSSRLLVTALSTAAAAGVFVAVGAVRGWGVGRTTIGALCSSYVNAGNLGIPIAVYVLGDASLVAPVLLFQLLLLTPVALTILDLSGRDGEKGPLWQRLLTPLRNPIALGSLAGVTVSAAGVRVPAPVMDPVTLIGNMSVPAVLLAFGISLCGSTMPGRGPDRHLVLLSVALKSVGQPAVAWALAAGVFGLRGAQLLDVVVTSALPAAQNLFTYASRYGVGERLARDSVLVSTVLSVPVLVVVATLLG, encoded by the coding sequence GTGCAGGGGGTGCTGACGGGGTTCGCGGTCATCGCCGTCGTCATCGGCGTCGGCTATCTGCTCGGGCGGGGCGGCCACCTCGGCGAGCACGGCCGCGAGGTGCTGACCAAGCTGGCGTTCCACGTGGCGTCGCCGGCCCTGCTCTTCACCACACTGGCCCGGGCCGACCTGTCGACGGTCTTCTCCAGCCGCCTGCTCGTGACCGCGCTGAGCACCGCGGCGGCGGCGGGCGTCTTCGTCGCGGTGGGCGCCGTACGCGGCTGGGGTGTGGGCCGTACGACGATCGGCGCGCTGTGCTCCAGCTACGTCAACGCGGGCAACCTCGGCATTCCCATCGCCGTGTACGTCCTGGGCGACGCCTCGCTGGTGGCACCGGTGCTGCTGTTCCAGCTCCTGCTGCTCACCCCGGTCGCGCTGACGATCCTGGACCTGTCGGGAAGGGACGGCGAGAAGGGCCCGCTGTGGCAGCGTCTGCTCACCCCGCTGCGCAATCCGATCGCGCTCGGCTCACTCGCCGGGGTCACGGTCTCGGCGGCCGGGGTGCGCGTCCCCGCCCCCGTCATGGACCCCGTCACCCTGATCGGCAACATGTCCGTCCCGGCGGTCCTGCTGGCCTTCGGCATCTCGCTGTGCGGCAGCACGATGCCGGGCCGCGGCCCGGACCGCCACCTGGTCCTGCTCTCGGTCGCGCTGAAGTCGGTGGGCCAGCCGGCCGTGGCGTGGGCACTGGCGGCCGGGGTGTTCGGACTGCGCGGGGCCCAGCTCCTCGACGTGGTGGTGACGTCGGCCCTCCCGGCCGCGCAGAACCTGTTCACGTACGCGTCGCGCTACGGGGTGGGCGAGCGGCTGGCCCGCGACTCGGTCCTGGTGTCGACGGTGCTGTCGGTACCGGTGCTGGTGGTGGTCGCGACCCTGCTCGGCTGA
- a CDS encoding ABC transporter ATP-binding protein: protein MNASSSPPAGAAVNGQTTAVELAGITKRFPGVVANHDIHLTVRKGTVHALVGENGAGKSTLMKILYGMQKPDEGTIAVGGEQVTFSSPADAIARGIGMVHQHFMLADNLTVLENVVLGSEKLYGIGAKARRKIKELSERYGLDVRPDLLVEELGVAARQRVEILKVLYRGASTLILDEPTAVLVPQEVDALFANLRELRSEGLSVIFISHKLGEVLSVADEITVIRRGTTVGTAVPAETTPRQLAEMMVGSELPTPETAESTVTDRPVLTVEKLRLEAVGGKALLDDITFTIHAGEILGIAGVEGNGQTELVDALIGLKAADSGTISLAEDEITAWPTRRRREQGIGYIPEDRHRHGLLLEAPLWENRILGHVTEKPNAKGVWLDPKAAQEDTRRIVEAYDVRTPGIDVTAASLSGGNQQKLIVGREMTHKPRFLIAAHPTRGVDVGAQAAIWDHIREARREGLAVLLISADLDELIGLSDTLRVIYNGKLVADADPAAITPEELGSAMTGAATGHLEHDDTADDAPEPPAAAPRTPEDEAR from the coding sequence ATCAACGCGTCCAGCAGCCCTCCGGCCGGAGCGGCGGTCAACGGTCAGACGACCGCCGTCGAACTCGCCGGGATCACCAAGCGTTTCCCGGGCGTCGTGGCCAACCACGACATCCACCTCACCGTCCGCAAGGGCACCGTCCACGCCCTGGTCGGCGAGAACGGGGCCGGCAAGTCGACGCTGATGAAGATCCTCTACGGCATGCAGAAGCCGGACGAGGGAACCATCGCGGTCGGCGGCGAGCAGGTCACCTTCTCCTCGCCGGCCGACGCCATCGCCCGCGGCATCGGCATGGTCCACCAGCACTTCATGCTCGCCGACAACCTCACGGTGCTGGAGAACGTGGTGCTGGGCAGCGAGAAGCTGTACGGCATCGGCGCCAAGGCCCGCCGCAAGATCAAGGAGCTCTCCGAGCGCTACGGCCTCGACGTCCGGCCCGACCTCCTGGTCGAGGAGCTCGGCGTGGCCGCCCGCCAGCGCGTGGAGATCCTCAAGGTCCTCTACCGCGGCGCCAGCACGCTGATCCTGGACGAGCCGACGGCGGTCCTGGTGCCGCAGGAGGTGGACGCGCTGTTCGCCAACCTCCGCGAGCTCAGGTCCGAGGGCCTGTCGGTCATCTTCATCTCCCACAAGCTGGGCGAGGTCCTCTCCGTCGCCGACGAGATCACGGTCATCCGCCGCGGCACCACCGTCGGCACCGCCGTGCCCGCCGAGACCACCCCGCGCCAGCTCGCCGAGATGATGGTCGGCAGCGAGCTGCCCACGCCGGAGACCGCCGAGTCGACGGTCACCGACCGCCCCGTCCTCACCGTGGAGAAGCTGCGGCTGGAGGCGGTGGGCGGCAAGGCGCTCCTCGACGACATCACCTTCACCATCCACGCGGGCGAGATCCTGGGCATCGCCGGTGTGGAGGGCAACGGCCAGACCGAGCTGGTGGACGCGCTCATCGGCCTCAAGGCCGCCGACTCGGGCACCATCTCGCTCGCCGAGGACGAGATCACCGCCTGGCCCACCCGCAGGCGCCGCGAGCAGGGCATCGGCTACATCCCCGAGGACCGCCACCGTCACGGCCTGCTCCTGGAGGCCCCCCTCTGGGAGAACCGCATCCTCGGGCACGTCACGGAGAAGCCCAACGCCAAGGGCGTCTGGCTGGACCCGAAGGCCGCCCAGGAGGACACCCGCCGGATCGTCGAGGCGTACGACGTCCGCACCCCCGGCATCGACGTCACCGCCGCGTCCCTGTCCGGCGGCAACCAGCAGAAGCTGATCGTCGGCCGCGAGATGACCCACAAGCCGCGCTTCCTGATCGCCGCCCACCCCACCCGCGGGGTGGACGTCGGCGCGCAGGCCGCGATCTGGGACCACATCCGTGAGGCCCGTCGCGAGGGCCTGGCCGTGCTGCTGATCTCCGCCGACCTCGACGAGCTGATCGGCCTGTCCGACACCCTCCGCGTGATCTACAACGGCAAGCTGGTCGCCGACGCCGACCCGGCCGCCATCACCCCGGAGGAACTCGGTTCGGCCATGACGGGTGCCGCGACCGGACACCTCGAACACGACGACACCGCTGATGACGCCCCTGAGCCCCCGGCAGCCGCGCCGAGGACTCCGGAAGACGAGGCCCGCTGA
- a CDS encoding STAS domain-containing protein, with the protein MSYARPPGLPHVDAMTPAVLVLAGPVTRDEVTGLCDDVRTLLESTGARAVVCDVAGLGPPGLGTVDLLARLELTARRAGARIRLRDPAPALHALLDLVGLRFEVEGEPEQREPALGVEEAVEPGDPPV; encoded by the coding sequence ATGAGTTACGCCCGCCCGCCCGGTCTACCGCACGTGGACGCCATGACACCCGCTGTACTCGTACTGGCCGGCCCCGTCACCCGGGACGAGGTGACCGGGCTGTGCGACGACGTGCGGACGCTGCTGGAGAGCACCGGCGCCCGGGCCGTGGTGTGCGATGTCGCGGGGCTCGGGCCGCCGGGGCTCGGCACCGTCGACCTGCTGGCGCGGCTGGAGCTCACCGCCCGGCGGGCCGGGGCCCGGATCCGGCTGCGGGACCCGGCCCCCGCGCTACACGCCCTCCTCGACCTGGTCGGTCTCCGCTTCGAGGTGGAGGGGGAGCCCGAACAGCGGGAACCAGCGCTGGGTGTCGAGGAAGCAGTGGAACCCGGTGATCCGCCCGTCTGA
- a CDS encoding BMP family ABC transporter substrate-binding protein, with the protein MRRISRITVAGAATASLALALSACGGTSTSSSSESKGDKGLAIAYDVGGKGDQSFNDAAYAGLEQAKKEFGYETDDVEPTEGETDADKAQRLSSLAKQGFNPVIGVGYAYAPAVKEVAAKYPDTTFGIVDDSTIEAKNVADLVFSEEQASYLAGVAAAKASKTKVVGFVGGVDIPLIHKFQAGFEQGVKDTDPKVKVLPQYLTQTAEEGGFSSPDKGKTAAEGQIEKKADVVYAAAGLSGQGVIEAAAANKVWAIGVDSDQYRQEALAKYKDSILTSALKDVAKAVYNLAKSVEDGKPETGIVRGDLKTGEVGLSDSNPKFADDAELQDAIKTAKEKIISGEIKVKSS; encoded by the coding sequence ATGCGCCGGATTTCCCGGATCACGGTCGCAGGCGCAGCGACCGCCTCTCTGGCCCTCGCGCTCTCCGCCTGCGGCGGGACCTCGACCTCCAGCTCGTCGGAGTCGAAGGGCGACAAGGGTCTGGCCATCGCGTACGACGTCGGCGGCAAGGGCGACCAGTCCTTCAACGACGCGGCGTACGCGGGCCTGGAGCAGGCGAAGAAGGAGTTCGGCTACGAGACCGACGACGTCGAGCCCACCGAGGGCGAGACCGACGCCGACAAGGCCCAGCGGCTGTCCTCGCTGGCCAAGCAGGGCTTCAACCCGGTGATCGGTGTCGGCTACGCCTACGCGCCGGCCGTCAAGGAGGTCGCGGCGAAGTACCCGGACACCACCTTCGGCATCGTGGACGACTCCACGATCGAGGCGAAGAACGTGGCCGACCTGGTCTTCTCCGAGGAGCAGGCCTCGTACCTCGCCGGTGTCGCGGCCGCCAAGGCCAGCAAGACCAAGGTCGTAGGCTTCGTGGGCGGTGTCGACATCCCGCTGATCCACAAGTTCCAGGCCGGCTTCGAGCAGGGCGTGAAGGACACCGACCCCAAGGTCAAGGTGCTCCCGCAGTACCTCACGCAGACCGCGGAGGAGGGCGGCTTCTCCAGCCCCGACAAGGGCAAGACGGCCGCCGAGGGCCAGATCGAGAAGAAGGCCGACGTCGTCTACGCGGCCGCCGGTCTGTCCGGCCAGGGCGTGATCGAGGCCGCCGCCGCCAACAAGGTCTGGGCGATCGGTGTCGACTCCGACCAGTACCGGCAGGAAGCCCTCGCCAAGTACAAGGACTCCATCCTCACCTCCGCGCTGAAGGACGTCGCCAAGGCGGTGTACAACCTCGCGAAGTCGGTCGAGGACGGCAAGCCCGAGACCGGTATCGTCAGGGGCGATCTGAAGACCGGTGAGGTCGGCCTCTCGGACTCCAACCCGAAGTTCGCGGACGACGCCGAGCTGCAGGACGCCATCAAGACGGCCAAGGAGAAGATCATCAGCGGCGAGATCAAGGTCAAGAGCAGCTGA